From Microbacterium croceum, a single genomic window includes:
- a CDS encoding dipeptide ABC transporter ATP-binding protein — protein sequence MMTSMENTSAPAHGIVLDVHGLTVTLSSDGRRNRVVDGVDLTVRRGEVFALLGESGSGKSMTARAIMGLIDKDDIEAESMTLSGTDLLSLSSEQHRRLRGVRVSLVMQDALSALNPVLDIGDQIIDLIRAHRTMSRRAAEKRAVELLGLVGIPTPEKRVHDFPHQFSGGQRQRILIAMAIALEPDLIIADEPTTALDVTVQAQILDLLLSLRDRLGMGILLITHDLGVVMEVADQVAVMRAGRIVEAGSADTVLTAPQHEYTKQLLHSMPHDVSPASGDVDAPPILEGRGLERTFRSGSGRRAHRVAAVAGVDLHLRSGEILAIVGESGSGKSTLARMLVGLDTPDAGTLSYRDQDVTRGRLRDRKILRRGVQMVFQDPYMSLNPRMTVQQIIAEPLAANRSGTPAARRERVAELLELVGLTPEMGSRFPHQFSGGQRQRIGIARALALHPDVLVCDEPVSALDVSIRAQIIDLLCDLRERLGMSIVFIAHDLSLVRHIADRVAVMYLGNMVEIGDTEDVYKNPTHPYTRSLLSAIPPQTRTERGMLQRRTALSA from the coding sequence ATGATGACATCCATGGAGAACACGTCCGCACCCGCGCATGGCATCGTCCTCGACGTCCACGGCCTCACCGTGACGCTGTCCAGCGACGGACGTCGCAATCGCGTCGTCGACGGTGTCGACCTCACCGTGCGCCGCGGCGAGGTGTTCGCTCTGCTGGGCGAATCCGGTTCGGGGAAGTCGATGACGGCGCGAGCGATCATGGGGCTGATCGACAAAGATGACATCGAGGCCGAGAGCATGACCCTCAGCGGCACGGACCTGCTGTCCCTGAGCAGCGAACAGCATCGTCGCCTACGCGGCGTGCGGGTGAGCCTGGTCATGCAGGATGCCCTCTCAGCCCTGAATCCCGTGCTCGACATCGGCGACCAGATCATCGACCTCATCCGCGCGCACCGCACCATGAGCCGACGGGCAGCAGAGAAGCGTGCCGTCGAGTTGCTCGGCCTGGTGGGCATCCCGACCCCCGAGAAGCGAGTGCACGACTTTCCCCACCAGTTCTCCGGCGGGCAACGCCAGCGCATCCTCATCGCCATGGCCATCGCGTTGGAGCCCGACCTCATCATCGCGGACGAGCCGACCACCGCCCTCGACGTGACTGTGCAGGCGCAGATCCTCGATCTGCTGCTCTCCCTGCGCGATCGGCTGGGCATGGGCATCCTGCTCATCACGCACGATCTCGGAGTCGTGATGGAGGTGGCCGACCAGGTCGCCGTCATGCGCGCAGGGCGCATCGTCGAAGCAGGCAGCGCTGACACGGTGCTCACCGCACCGCAGCACGAGTACACGAAGCAGCTGCTGCACTCCATGCCGCACGACGTGAGCCCGGCGAGCGGAGACGTGGATGCACCGCCGATCCTCGAGGGACGGGGTCTGGAGCGCACGTTCCGCTCCGGCAGCGGCCGTCGTGCGCATCGTGTCGCCGCAGTGGCCGGAGTCGATCTGCACCTGCGCAGCGGAGAGATCCTAGCGATCGTCGGGGAATCCGGGAGCGGCAAGTCCACGCTGGCACGGATGCTGGTCGGCCTCGACACACCGGATGCCGGCACGCTGAGCTACCGCGACCAGGACGTGACCCGCGGCCGCCTGAGGGACCGCAAGATCCTCCGCCGTGGCGTGCAGATGGTCTTCCAGGATCCATACATGTCACTGAATCCGCGCATGACCGTGCAGCAGATCATCGCCGAACCACTGGCGGCGAACAGATCGGGAACCCCGGCGGCTCGTCGCGAGCGCGTCGCCGAACTGCTGGAGCTCGTCGGGCTCACGCCCGAGATGGGCTCGCGCTTTCCGCATCAGTTCTCCGGCGGGCAGCGTCAGCGCATCGGCATCGCCCGCGCCCTCGCCCTGCACCCGGATGTCCTGGTGTGCGACGAACCCGTCTCAGCCCTCGATGTATCGATCCGCGCGCAGATCATCGACCTGCTGTGCGATCTGCGCGAACGGCTGGGCATGTCGATCGTCTTCATCGCCCACGACCTCTCGCTGGTGCGCCACATCGCCGACCGCGTCGCCGTGATGTATCTGGGCAACATGGTCGAGATCGGCGACACAGAAGACGTCTACAAGAACCCGACACACCCCTACACCCGGTCGCTGCTGTCGGCGATCCCGCCGCAGACGCGCACCGAACGCGGCATGCTGCAGCGACGCACAGCACTGTCGGCCTGA
- the proB gene encoding glutamate 5-kinase produces MTARSRADLATASRIVVKVGSSSISGEASWRIPVLVEALAAAHARGAEVVLVSSGAIATGIPFLQLDARPTDLATQQAAAAVGQTMLVYRYQESLRPFEIVAGQVLLTTGDLENPTSRSNARRAMERLMGLRVLPIVNENDTVATQEIRFGDNDRLGALVAQLIQADALILLSDIESLYTKPPTDPGAEPIDVIAADADLSGLEFGATVVNSVGTGGAATKVSAARLAAASGIGVLVTSADLVDKALAGAEIGTWFEPAV; encoded by the coding sequence GTGACCGCACGATCACGGGCCGACCTCGCCACCGCATCACGCATCGTGGTGAAGGTGGGGTCGTCCTCGATCAGTGGCGAGGCGTCCTGGCGCATCCCGGTGCTCGTCGAGGCACTGGCTGCCGCGCACGCTCGCGGCGCAGAGGTCGTGCTGGTGTCGTCCGGCGCGATCGCGACCGGCATCCCGTTCCTGCAGCTCGACGCGCGGCCCACGGATCTCGCCACGCAGCAGGCGGCTGCGGCTGTCGGCCAGACGATGCTCGTGTACCGGTATCAGGAGTCGCTGCGGCCCTTCGAGATCGTCGCAGGGCAGGTGCTCCTGACCACCGGTGATCTCGAGAACCCGACGTCGCGCAGCAATGCACGCCGTGCGATGGAGCGGCTGATGGGGTTGCGGGTGCTGCCGATCGTGAACGAGAACGACACGGTCGCGACGCAGGAGATCCGGTTCGGCGACAACGACCGTCTCGGAGCACTCGTCGCACAGCTGATCCAGGCAGACGCGTTGATCCTGCTCAGCGACATCGAGTCCCTGTACACCAAGCCCCCGACGGACCCGGGAGCCGAGCCGATCGACGTCATCGCCGCGGACGCTGATCTGAGCGGCCTGGAGTTCGGCGCCACGGTCGTCAACAGCGTCGGCACCGGGGGAGCGGCGACCAAGGTCTCCGCTGCTCGTCTCGCCGCGGCATCCGGGATCGGCGTGCTCGTCACCAGCGCTGACCTGGTCGACAAGGCTCTTGCCGGAGCCGAGATCGGCACGTGGTTCGAGCCGGCTGTCTGA
- a CDS encoding ABC transporter substrate-binding protein — protein MKHSKFLALGAAAALAVGLAGCAPSAPEPGESSGSTGPSDETISIGTTTDVVNFNPVLGNSRTDSWITNLMYPHLLSISDDGTKEAHVATDWGYVDDTTGFYEIRDDLTWSDGEPLTAEDVAWTLNAVKRDQAPGTFYGQLGNLDTATAVSDTRVELSLTQPDSSIIEEIGFWGVVVPKHVFDPQGSIAEFANDGSDGGWVGMGPFIMSDFQVGQHYTLERVEDYPLVEGGVPGPAEVVYRVYPDVNTEILALQSGEIDVIANALPPAQVEQLSNTDGLQVIEAPGLGYAHLVYNMDKPDLATTEVRQALAHAVDYEAIRTVVLQGQAVSTGSSALMPVLAKYYDDSVTEYEFDPEKSRELMEKAGYTADASGNFPVSFRLIYSLQDSVTSQWAQMVKDSAAEAGITIELQGTERNTYLSQTSEGDYDIYAGNFAIMDDPVTNFALSYLPGGAINYTHVDDSDLNALIEEGMVTFDEDDKISIMREANKIVHEQVYDNIMYTQNLFFAASDEWAGFISKPSELLSIVNPLSLASAHPVE, from the coding sequence ATGAAGCACAGCAAGTTCCTTGCCCTGGGCGCAGCCGCGGCTCTCGCCGTCGGTCTCGCCGGGTGCGCCCCGTCCGCTCCGGAGCCGGGGGAGTCCTCGGGCAGCACCGGCCCGAGCGACGAGACGATCAGCATCGGCACGACGACTGATGTGGTCAACTTCAACCCGGTGCTTGGCAACAGCCGCACCGACTCCTGGATCACGAACCTGATGTACCCGCATCTGCTGAGCATCAGCGACGACGGCACCAAGGAGGCTCACGTAGCCACCGACTGGGGCTATGTGGACGACACCACCGGCTTCTACGAGATCCGCGACGATCTCACCTGGAGCGATGGTGAGCCGCTGACGGCCGAGGACGTGGCATGGACGCTGAACGCGGTCAAGCGCGATCAGGCTCCCGGTACCTTCTATGGTCAGCTCGGCAACCTCGATACGGCCACGGCTGTGTCGGACACCCGCGTCGAGCTCTCGCTCACGCAGCCGGACTCCTCGATCATCGAGGAGATCGGCTTCTGGGGTGTGGTCGTGCCGAAGCACGTGTTCGATCCCCAGGGGTCGATCGCCGAGTTCGCGAACGACGGCAGCGATGGCGGCTGGGTGGGCATGGGCCCGTTCATCATGAGCGACTTCCAGGTCGGCCAGCACTACACGCTCGAGCGCGTGGAGGACTACCCCCTCGTGGAGGGCGGCGTCCCTGGACCCGCAGAGGTCGTGTACCGCGTGTATCCGGACGTGAACACCGAGATCCTCGCCCTGCAGAGCGGCGAGATCGACGTGATCGCGAACGCGCTCCCGCCGGCACAGGTCGAGCAGCTCAGCAACACCGATGGCCTGCAGGTCATCGAGGCGCCGGGGCTCGGCTACGCGCACCTCGTGTACAACATGGACAAGCCCGACCTCGCGACGACCGAGGTCCGTCAGGCGCTCGCCCACGCGGTGGACTATGAGGCGATCCGCACCGTCGTGCTGCAGGGGCAGGCCGTCTCGACCGGCTCCAGCGCGCTGATGCCGGTGCTCGCCAAGTACTACGACGACTCGGTGACGGAGTACGAGTTCGACCCCGAGAAGTCGCGCGAGCTCATGGAGAAGGCCGGCTACACGGCAGACGCCAGTGGTAACTTCCCGGTCTCGTTCCGCCTGATCTACTCGCTGCAGGACAGCGTCACGAGCCAGTGGGCGCAGATGGTGAAGGACAGCGCGGCAGAGGCGGGCATCACGATCGAGCTGCAGGGTACGGAACGCAACACGTATCTGTCGCAGACGAGCGAGGGTGACTACGACATCTACGCGGGCAACTTCGCGATCATGGATGACCCGGTCACGAACTTCGCGCTGTCCTACCTCCCCGGGGGAGCGATCAACTACACCCATGTGGATGATTCCGACCTCAACGCCCTGATCGAGGAGGGCATGGTCACGTTCGACGAGGATGACAAGATCTCGATCATGCGCGAGGCGAACAAGATCGTGCACGAGCAGGTCTACGACAACATCATGTACACGCAGAACCTGTTCTTCGCCGCCAGCGACGAGTGGGCCGGTTTCATCTCGAAGCCGAGTGAACTGCTCTCGATCGTGAACCCGCTCTCGCTCGCGAGCGCGCACCCGGTCGAGTAA
- a CDS encoding ABC transporter permease — MTAPIPSAETLAPSEPTAAGSERASAHTWRAFRRDPLGMISLGLLLVLVIIALAAPLIAPYPASYGPDVLRPPSGDHWFGTDALGRDVFSEVIWGTQQSVLVAVAASVIAIIFGTIIAVVGAYFRRLDSFISVIVDMTLSLPVLPLMILIAALVGPSTSTIIFVVAAFSWPEVTRLVRSQALTVVGLPYVDASRLMTTSPLWIITRHVLPAVTPVVVVSVVVTASRAVLSAAGLAFLGLGDPTTWSWGRILYEAQQAGAMVSAWWLTLFPSIAILILVLSATLLSISYNDARNPRHLAR; from the coding sequence ATGACCGCTCCGATTCCCTCCGCAGAGACCCTGGCTCCGAGCGAGCCGACCGCCGCCGGAAGCGAGCGCGCGAGCGCCCACACCTGGCGTGCGTTCCGACGCGACCCGCTCGGGATGATCTCGCTCGGGCTCCTGCTCGTGCTGGTGATCATCGCACTCGCGGCACCCCTGATCGCCCCGTACCCCGCCAGCTACGGCCCCGACGTGCTGCGTCCGCCGAGCGGGGACCATTGGTTCGGCACGGATGCCCTCGGACGCGATGTGTTCTCCGAAGTCATCTGGGGCACGCAGCAGAGCGTGCTCGTCGCGGTCGCAGCATCGGTGATCGCCATCATCTTCGGCACGATCATCGCCGTGGTGGGAGCGTACTTCCGACGCCTGGACAGTTTCATCAGCGTGATCGTCGACATGACCCTCTCGCTGCCGGTGCTCCCACTGATGATCCTCATCGCCGCGCTGGTCGGTCCGAGCACCTCGACGATCATCTTCGTGGTCGCGGCGTTCTCCTGGCCCGAAGTGACCCGGCTCGTCCGCTCGCAGGCGCTCACCGTTGTCGGACTCCCGTACGTCGATGCGTCTCGGCTCATGACGACCTCGCCGCTGTGGATCATCACCCGCCACGTGCTGCCGGCCGTGACCCCGGTCGTGGTGGTGTCGGTCGTGGTCACCGCGTCGCGCGCCGTGCTCTCGGCGGCAGGTCTGGCGTTCCTCGGCCTCGGCGATCCGACCACCTGGTCGTGGGGGCGGATCCTCTACGAGGCCCAGCAGGCCGGGGCGATGGTGAGCGCGTGGTGGCTGACGCTGTTCCCCTCGATCGCGATCCTGATCCTGGTGCTCTCGGCGACGCTGCTCTCGATCTCGTACAACGATGCGCGCAACCCGCGCCACCTCGCCCGCTAG
- the nadD gene encoding nicotinate-nucleotide adenylyltransferase has translation MNAATSRAPRIGVMGGTFDPIHHGHLVAASEVAHSFDLDEVVFVPTGHPWQKSGVTPSEHRYLMTVIATASNPQFTVSRVDIDREGPTYTIDTLKDLKRDRGDAELFFITGADAVAQILSWRDHDELWELAHFVAVSRPGHVLSTDGLPSDNVSQLEVPALSISSTACRERVRDDQPVWYLVPDGVVQYIAKHHLYRSKA, from the coding sequence ATGAACGCAGCGACCTCGCGTGCTCCACGCATCGGCGTGATGGGCGGAACGTTCGACCCCATCCACCACGGACACCTGGTCGCCGCCAGCGAGGTGGCGCATTCGTTCGATCTGGACGAGGTCGTCTTCGTCCCCACCGGTCATCCGTGGCAGAAGTCGGGCGTCACGCCCAGCGAGCACCGCTATCTGATGACGGTCATCGCGACCGCCTCGAACCCGCAGTTCACCGTCAGCCGTGTGGACATCGACCGTGAGGGCCCGACCTACACGATCGACACGCTGAAGGATCTGAAGCGCGATCGTGGGGATGCGGAGCTCTTCTTCATCACCGGAGCCGACGCCGTAGCGCAAATTCTCAGTTGGAGGGACCATGATGAGTTGTGGGAGTTGGCCCATTTCGTCGCGGTCTCGCGCCCAGGACATGTCCTGAGCACTGACGGCCTCCCGAGCGACAACGTCAGCCAACTGGAAGTGCCGGCCCTGTCGATCTCGTCGACGGCCTGCCGTGAACGCGTTCGCGACGATCAGCCGGTCTGGTACCTCGTCCCCGACGGAGTCGTCCAGTACATCGCGAAGCATCACCTGTATCGGAGCAAGGCATGA
- the rsfS gene encoding ribosome silencing factor — translation MQSPETAEEMLRIAADAAASKGGEDLVALNVSEPLPLVDIFLLVTGNSERNVAAIADEVEDKLLESGHKRVRREGRAESRWILLDFGDLIVHVFHQEERVYYDLERLWKDCPVVPIELAEPVSGE, via the coding sequence ATGCAATCACCTGAAACTGCCGAAGAAATGCTGCGCATCGCCGCAGACGCCGCTGCCTCCAAGGGCGGTGAGGACCTCGTCGCCCTGAATGTCTCTGAACCGCTTCCGCTCGTCGACATCTTCCTTCTCGTCACCGGTAACAGCGAGCGCAACGTCGCCGCGATCGCCGACGAGGTCGAGGACAAGCTCCTGGAGTCCGGTCACAAGCGCGTGCGCCGTGAAGGGCGCGCAGAATCGCGCTGGATCCTGCTGGACTTCGGTGATCTGATCGTGCACGTCTTCCACCAGGAGGAGCGGGTCTACTACGACCTCGAGCGCCTGTGGAAGGACTGCCCGGTCGTGCCGATCGAGCTTGCGGAACCCGTCTCAGGAGAGTGA
- a CDS encoding dipeptidase, with protein MLEKADRYTGYTAYDYLEAGKDYREFRYAKQIGRVPAYEGLELSDAQKERTERLLREETVISLHEHVQVFPEDMGELRDHIRQGREPTGYEGLARSGLTAVFDNGMDGTCCISSDAGWKYQDVLFDLGVRMADLAHQDFVIKAESIKDIRHAAETGRVAHIFALEASTMIENEVDRLDVLYGFGVRQMGIAYSEANMLGGGLKERGDGGLTYFGERAVERMNKLGIAIDISHSGDQTCLDVIAHSKVPVFITHAGARGLWPTNRMKTDETIIECAKRGGVIGIEAAPHTTISPQHPKHSLDSVMDHFQYCVDLVGLEHVSFGPDTLFGDHVGLHDAFSSNLSLGQAHANVEYEKQPYVDGIENPAEAFYNIIGWLVKHDYSDDEIRAVVGGNTMRVLEEVWV; from the coding sequence GTGCTCGAAAAAGCTGACCGCTACACCGGCTACACCGCCTACGACTACCTCGAGGCGGGCAAGGACTATCGCGAGTTCCGTTATGCCAAGCAGATCGGCCGTGTTCCGGCCTATGAAGGACTGGAGCTCAGCGACGCGCAGAAGGAGCGCACAGAGCGCCTGCTGCGCGAGGAGACCGTGATCTCCCTGCACGAGCACGTCCAGGTCTTCCCCGAGGACATGGGTGAGCTGCGCGACCACATCCGCCAGGGCCGTGAACCCACCGGCTACGAGGGCCTCGCCCGCTCGGGGCTGACCGCCGTCTTCGACAACGGCATGGACGGCACCTGCTGCATCTCGAGCGACGCCGGCTGGAAGTACCAGGACGTTCTGTTCGACCTCGGCGTGCGCATGGCGGACCTTGCGCACCAGGATTTCGTGATCAAGGCCGAGTCGATCAAGGACATCCGTCACGCGGCCGAGACCGGACGCGTCGCGCATATCTTCGCGCTCGAAGCCTCCACCATGATCGAGAACGAGGTCGACCGGCTCGACGTGCTCTACGGCTTCGGCGTGCGTCAGATGGGCATCGCCTACTCGGAGGCGAACATGCTGGGCGGGGGCCTCAAGGAGCGCGGCGACGGAGGACTCACCTACTTCGGCGAGCGCGCCGTCGAGCGCATGAACAAGCTGGGCATCGCGATCGATATCTCGCACTCGGGAGACCAGACCTGTCTCGACGTCATCGCGCACTCGAAGGTCCCGGTGTTCATCACGCACGCCGGCGCCCGCGGGCTGTGGCCGACCAACCGCATGAAGACGGATGAGACGATCATCGAGTGCGCGAAGCGCGGGGGCGTGATCGGCATCGAAGCGGCACCGCACACGACCATCTCGCCGCAGCACCCGAAGCACTCGCTGGATTCGGTCATGGACCACTTCCAGTACTGTGTCGACCTGGTGGGTCTGGAGCACGTGAGCTTCGGCCCCGACACCCTGTTCGGCGACCACGTCGGCCTGCACGACGCGTTCTCGTCGAACCTGTCGCTCGGCCAGGCGCACGCCAACGTCGAGTACGAGAAGCAGCCGTACGTCGACGGGATCGAGAACCCGGCGGAAGCGTTCTACAACATCATCGGCTGGCTTGTGAAGCACGACTACTCCGACGACGAGATTCGCGCCGTCGTCGGTGGAAACACCATGCGCGTACTCGAGGAGGTTTGGGTCTGA
- a CDS encoding ABC transporter permease produces MSRASFILRRAGRGLLTIWFAVTVTFLLLRLLPGDPALALASPNMTDAIRATILEQYGLDQPLIVQYGLYMWQLLQGNLGISFTQSIPVLDVLLQRLPWTLLLTITALVLTIIIGIPLGVAAASHKGRFIDRAVQIVGVTGQSLFVPSVAILLLFVFGLNLGWFPIGGAYTNNTYGLEWYLSVAQHLVLPAVSLMLIQVGSYVLTMRSTLIETLGEDYILLAKANGLRGRRILWKHALRNALLPTTTLIGLQLGFLVGGAVLTETVFAYPGIGRGIYEAVTQLDFPVLQGAFLMLAATVVVANTLTDIVYGYLDPRVKTS; encoded by the coding sequence GTGTCCCGAGCATCGTTCATTCTCCGTCGCGCAGGTCGAGGTCTGCTCACGATCTGGTTCGCCGTGACTGTGACGTTCCTGCTCCTGCGGCTGCTACCCGGTGACCCTGCACTGGCGCTGGCCAGTCCGAACATGACGGATGCCATCCGGGCGACCATCCTCGAGCAGTACGGGCTCGATCAGCCCTTGATCGTCCAGTACGGCCTGTACATGTGGCAGCTGCTGCAGGGGAACCTGGGTATCTCGTTCACCCAGTCGATTCCCGTTCTCGACGTTCTCCTGCAGCGTCTGCCCTGGACGCTTCTGCTGACCATCACTGCACTCGTGCTGACGATCATCATCGGCATCCCGCTCGGCGTCGCCGCGGCATCGCACAAGGGGCGATTCATCGACCGCGCTGTGCAGATCGTCGGAGTGACAGGACAGTCGCTGTTCGTTCCGAGCGTCGCGATCCTGCTGCTGTTCGTGTTCGGCCTGAACCTCGGATGGTTCCCGATCGGTGGCGCATACACGAACAACACCTACGGACTCGAGTGGTATCTGAGCGTCGCGCAGCACCTCGTGCTGCCGGCCGTGTCGCTCATGCTCATCCAGGTCGGCTCCTACGTGCTCACGATGCGCTCGACGCTGATCGAGACGCTTGGCGAGGACTACATCCTCCTCGCGAAGGCGAACGGGCTCCGCGGCCGGCGCATCCTCTGGAAGCACGCGCTGCGCAACGCGCTGCTGCCTACGACGACCCTGATCGGGCTGCAGCTCGGCTTCCTGGTCGGCGGCGCCGTGCTGACGGAGACCGTGTTCGCCTACCCGGGCATCGGACGCGGCATCTACGAGGCTGTCACCCAACTCGACTTCCCGGTGCTGCAGGGCGCCTTCCTGATGCTCGCCGCCACCGTGGTGGTCGCGAACACGCTCACTGACATCGTCTACGGCTACCTGGACCCGAGAGTGAAGACCTCATGA
- a CDS encoding glutamate-5-semialdehyde dehydrogenase: MTDQTPQVRLERAKGASRAIAALTSDDKARALEAIAVALETNAAPIIDANALDIARGRADGIGESLIDRLRLDERRVAALASAVRQVAALPDPVGRVVGGHRMPNGVSLEQVRVPFGVVGAIYEARPNVTVDIAALALRSGNAVVLRGGSAALESNTVLVRVMREALERAGITPEAVQTVDDFGRDGAKALMHGRGFIDVLVPRGSAGLIETVVTESTVPVIETGAGNVHILLDESAPDDWARDIVVNAKVQRPSVCNAVETVLVHRQAAPRLIPLVASALQSEGVAVHGDDIVAGLVSNVIPATEEDWATEYLSLDVAIKVVDSLDEALDHIRRYSTGHTESIISTDSRNIERFLAEVDSAVVMANASTRFTDGAEFGFGAEVGISTQKLHARGPMGLAELTSTKWLARGSGQTRG, encoded by the coding sequence ATGACCGACCAGACCCCTCAGGTGCGCCTCGAGCGCGCAAAGGGCGCGTCCCGCGCGATCGCCGCCCTCACCAGTGACGACAAGGCGCGCGCCCTCGAGGCTATCGCGGTCGCCCTGGAAACGAACGCGGCGCCGATCATCGATGCCAATGCGCTCGACATCGCCCGAGGCCGCGCCGACGGCATCGGCGAATCACTCATCGACCGTCTGCGTCTGGACGAGAGGCGCGTCGCAGCGCTCGCCTCCGCAGTGCGTCAGGTCGCCGCACTTCCTGACCCGGTCGGCAGGGTGGTCGGTGGGCACCGGATGCCGAACGGGGTATCGCTCGAACAGGTGCGCGTGCCCTTCGGTGTGGTCGGCGCGATCTACGAAGCGCGTCCCAACGTCACGGTCGATATCGCCGCACTCGCCCTGCGTTCCGGCAATGCCGTGGTGCTGCGCGGAGGGAGTGCTGCACTCGAGTCGAACACCGTGCTCGTGCGGGTCATGCGTGAGGCTCTGGAGAGGGCCGGAATCACTCCCGAAGCGGTCCAGACGGTCGACGATTTCGGCCGGGACGGTGCGAAGGCCCTGATGCATGGTCGCGGATTCATCGACGTCCTGGTGCCTCGCGGGAGCGCGGGGCTGATCGAGACCGTCGTGACCGAGTCCACCGTGCCGGTCATCGAGACCGGTGCGGGCAACGTGCATATCCTGCTCGACGAGAGCGCGCCCGACGATTGGGCGCGTGACATCGTCGTGAACGCCAAGGTGCAGCGGCCGAGCGTCTGCAACGCCGTCGAGACCGTTCTCGTGCATCGCCAGGCGGCGCCGCGACTGATCCCCCTGGTCGCGAGCGCGCTGCAGAGCGAAGGCGTCGCCGTGCACGGCGACGACATCGTCGCCGGACTCGTGTCGAACGTCATCCCCGCCACGGAGGAGGACTGGGCGACCGAGTACCTCAGCCTGGACGTCGCGATCAAGGTCGTCGATTCACTCGACGAGGCTCTCGACCACATCCGCCGCTACAGCACCGGACACACCGAGTCGATCATCTCCACGGACTCGCGCAACATCGAGCGCTTCCTCGCGGAGGTCGATTCGGCCGTCGTGATGGCGAACGCCTCGACCCGCTTCACGGATGGAGCGGAGTTCGGCTTCGGCGCGGAGGTCGGCATCTCGACGCAGAAGCTTCACGCCCGCGGTCCGATGGGGCTGGCCGAGCTGACCAGCACCAAGTGGCTGGCGCGTGGATCAGGGCAGACGCGCGGCTGA